From a region of the Danio aesculapii chromosome 4, fDanAes4.1, whole genome shotgun sequence genome:
- the LOC130222123 gene encoding gastrula zinc finger protein XlCGF8.2DB-like, translating into MAFIKEESEDVKIEETFTVKQEDLQEQTDLMVLKEETHQRNEMEEKQQNITTDKKPTLTEKTSSTGRPRKSKSRCNFTCHQCGNRFSRKQSLQVHMITHTGEKPFSCKQCGKSFSQKPNLYVHMRVHTGEKPYTCEQCGKSFAKIYDFKVHMRIHTGDGSHTCQQCGKSFYNAGNLAVHMRIHTGERPYTCQQCGKSFYHAGNLAVHMRIHTGEKPYSCSQCGKSFKLNGTLEVHIRTHNGERTFTCTQCGKSFAHKQNLDTHMRIHTGEKPYICICGKSFTYQSSLKHHMISHTGQKPFACSQCGKSFTTKASLMNHMNGHTGTIVFTCDLCGIRLTRKDSIKQHMKIHSGADRFRCSECGKDFKHKRSLSTHIKLHNGEQSPRN; encoded by the exons atggcatttattaaagaggagagtgaagatgtgaagattgaagaaacattcacagtcaaacaggaagatctgcaggaacaaacag acctgatggtgctgaaagaagagactcatcaACGGAATGAAATGGAAGAGAAACAGCAAAACATAACAACTGATAAAAAACCCACACTGACTGAAAAGACTTCATCAACGGGAAGACCTCGGAAATCCAAATCTAGGTGCAATTTCACTTGTCATCAATGTGGAAACCGTTTCAGCCGAAAACAAAGCCTTCAAGTCCACATGataactcacactggagagaaacctttcagctgtaaacagtgtgggaagagtttcagtcaaaagcCAAACCTTTATGTTCATATGAGAGTTCACACAGGGGAGAAACCGTACACCtgtgaacagtgtggaaagagttttgctaAAATCTATgactttaaagtccacatgagaattcacactggagacgGGTCGCatacatgccaacagtgtgggaAAAGCTTCTATAATGCAGGAAACCTTGCagtccacatgagaattcacactggagaaaggccgtacacatgccaacagtgtgggaaaagcttctatcatgcaggaaacttggcagtgcacatgagaattcacactggggagaagccttactcttgctctcagtgtggaaagagttttaagctAAATGGCACCCTTGAAGTCCACATTAGAACTCACAATGGAGAAAGAACTTTTacttgcacacagtgtgggaaaagttttgctCATAAACAAAATCTTGAcacccacatgaggattcacactggagaaaaaccttaCATATGCATATGTGGTAAAAGTTTCACATATCAAAGCTCACTCAAACACCACATGATAAGTCACACCGGACAGAAgccgtttgcatgttctcagtgtggaaagagcttcacaaccaaaGCTAGCCTCATGAACCACATGAATGGTCACACTGGAACTatagtgttcacatgtgatcTGTGTGGAATAAGACTCACACGCAAAGACTCCATTAAGCAACACATGAAGATTCACTCAGGAGCGGatcgttttagatgcagtgagtgtggaaaggactttaaacataaaagaagcctcAGCACTCACATAAAGCTTCACAATGGAGAGCAGAGTCCTCGAAATTGA